The Populus alba chromosome 4, ASM523922v2, whole genome shotgun sequence genome contains a region encoding:
- the LOC118055990 gene encoding NADPH-dependent diflavin oxidoreductase 1 isoform X3, protein MKSFWKYLLQRNIAKNWLEGVHYAVFGLGDSGYQKYNFVAKKLDRRISDLGATAVVERGLGDDQHPSGYEGALDPWMSSMWNMLYQINPKFFPNGPDFVISDTKLINQPKFQITYHEIDKVDLQSSSAPGLDHVQMQTGRARSMSPGKVSHIKNIPDCFLKMIKNQPLCRAGCGKDVRHFEFEFVSTIIEYGVGDVLEVLPGQDPAAVDAFIQCCNLNPESLITVHPIGMESRHCDTEGNDYKVPIKLKTFVELTMDIASASPRRYFFEVMSYFATAEHEKERLQYFASPEGRDDLYQYNQKERRNVLEVLEDFPSVQMPFEWLVQLVPPLKTRAFSISSSPSAHPNQVHLTVNVVSWTTPFKRKRTGLCSTWLAGLDPQDGVYIPAWFRKGSLPPPPPSIPLVLIGPGTGCAPFRGFVEERAIQDMSGSAAPIMLFFGCRNQENDFLYKDFWLSHAQNGGPLSVARGGGFYVAFSRDQPQKVYVQHKMREQSQRVWNFLVEGASIYVAGSSTKMPSDVMSALEEIISKEAGVSRETAVLQLRRLEKDGRYHVEAWS, encoded by the exons ATGAAG TCGTTTTGGAAGTATCTTCTGCAGAGAAATATTGCTAAGAATTGGCTGGAAGGAGTTCACTATGCTGTTTTCGGATTGGGTGATTCTGGCTACCAGAAATATAAT TTTGTGGCTAAGAAGCTTGACAGAAGAATTTCAGATCTTGGGGCAACAGCTGTTGTTGAAAGAGGTTTAGGAGATGATCAGCATCCTTCAGG GTATGAAGGTGCTTTGGATCCTTGGATGTCATCCATGTGGAACATGCTGTATCAGATTAACCCTAAATTCTTCCCAAATGGTCCAGATTTTGTGATATCAGATacaaaactcatcaatcaacctAAATTTCAAATAACATATCATGAAATTGACAAGGTGGACTTACAATCATCTTCTGCTCCAG GTCTTGATCATGTGCAGATGCAAACTGGTAGAGCTCGCTCCATGTCTCCTGGAAAAGTTTCTCATATCAAGAATATTCCTGACTGCTTTCTTAAGATG ATCAAGAATCAACCATTGTGTAGAGCTGGCTGTGGAAAAGATGTGCGCcattttgaatttgagtttGTTTCAACT ATAATTGAATATGGAGTTGGTGATGTCCTGGAAGTTCTTCCTGGTCAAGATCCTGCTGCAGTGGATGCTTTCATTCAGTGTTGTAATTTGAATCCTGAATCTCTCATCACT GTGCATCCTATAGGGATGGAGAGTCGTCATTGTGACACTGAAGGCAATGACTACAAAGTCcctataaaattgaaaactttCGTGGAATTGACCATGGATATTGCATCAGCTTCCCCTAGACGCTATTTCTTTGAG GTTATGAGTTATTTTGCAACAGCCGAACATGAAAAGGAGAGACTTCAATATTTTGCCTCTCCTGAAGGAAGAGATGATCTTTACCAGTACAACCAAAAGGAACGAAGAAATGTTCTAGAG GTACTGGAAGATTTCCCTTCTGTGCAAATGCCATTTGAGTGGCTGGTGCAGTTGGTTCCTCCATTGAAAACAAGGgctttctccatttcttcttccccttcagCTCACCCCAATCAAGTGCACTTGACTGTGAATGTAGTTTCATGGACAACTCCTTTTAAGAGGAAGCGAACGGGTCTCTGCTCTACGTGGCTAGCTGGACTTGATCCACAAGATG GTGTATATATCCCAGCATGGTTTCGCAAAGGCTCCcttcctcctccaccaccatcaATTCCCCTTGTACTCATTGGGCCTGGTACAGGCTGTGCTCCTTTTCGTGGATTTGTAGAGGAAAGAGCCATACAAGACATGTCCGGCTCAGCTGCTCCTATTATGTTGTTCTTTGGTTGTCGAAATCAGGAGAATGACTTCTTGTACAAGGATTTTTGGTTGTCTCATGCACAAAACGGTGGACCACTATCTGTAGCAAGGGGTGGAGGGTTTTATGTAGCCTTCTCAAGAGATCAACCACAAAAAGTTTATGTGCAGCATAAGATGCGGGAACAGAGCCAGAGGGTTTGGAATTTCTTAGTGGAGGGAGCTTCAATATATGTCGCTGGTTCATCAACCAAAATGCCTTCAGATGTAATGTCAGCCTTGGAGGAAATTATATCCAAAGAGGCTGGAGTTTCGAGGGAAACTGCTGTTTTGCAGCTTAGGAGATTGGAAAAGGATGGTAGATACCATGTCGAAGCATGGTCTTGA
- the LOC118055990 gene encoding NADPH-dependent diflavin oxidoreductase 1 isoform X1, giving the protein MEREPAKLLILYATQTGNALDAAERIGREAERRGCAASVRSIDDFDASSLPHEDTVIFVVSTTGQGDTPDSMKSFWKYLLQRNIAKNWLEGVHYAVFGLGDSGYQKYNFVAKKLDRRISDLGATAVVERGLGDDQHPSGYEGALDPWMSSMWNMLYQINPKFFPNGPDFVISDTKLINQPKFQITYHEIDKVDLQSSSAPGLDHVQMQTGRARSMSPGKVSHIKNIPDCFLKMIKNQPLCRAGCGKDVRHFEFEFVSTIIEYGVGDVLEVLPGQDPAAVDAFIQCCNLNPESLITVHPIGMESRHCDTEGNDYKVPIKLKTFVELTMDIASASPRRYFFEVMSYFATAEHEKERLQYFASPEGRDDLYQYNQKERRNVLEVLEDFPSVQMPFEWLVQLVPPLKTRAFSISSSPSAHPNQVHLTVNVVSWTTPFKRKRTGLCSTWLAGLDPQDGVYIPAWFRKGSLPPPPPSIPLVLIGPGTGCAPFRGFVEERAIQDMSGSAAPIMLFFGCRNQENDFLYKDFWLSHAQNGGPLSVARGGGFYVAFSRDQPQKVYVQHKMREQSQRVWNFLVEGASIYVAGSSTKMPSDVMSALEEIISKEAGVSRETAVLQLRRLEKDGRYHVEAWS; this is encoded by the exons ATGGAAAGGGAACCAGCAAAGCTACTGATACTATACGCTACTCAAACCGGAAACGCTTTGGATGCGGCGGAGCGTATTGGCCGCGAAGCCGAGCGACGAGGCTGCGCCGCCTCTGTTCGCTCTATCGACGATTTTGATGCT AGTTCTTTACCTCATGAGGACACtgtaatttttgttgtttccaCCACAGGTCAAGGAGATACACCAGATTCCATGAAG TCGTTTTGGAAGTATCTTCTGCAGAGAAATATTGCTAAGAATTGGCTGGAAGGAGTTCACTATGCTGTTTTCGGATTGGGTGATTCTGGCTACCAGAAATATAAT TTTGTGGCTAAGAAGCTTGACAGAAGAATTTCAGATCTTGGGGCAACAGCTGTTGTTGAAAGAGGTTTAGGAGATGATCAGCATCCTTCAGG GTATGAAGGTGCTTTGGATCCTTGGATGTCATCCATGTGGAACATGCTGTATCAGATTAACCCTAAATTCTTCCCAAATGGTCCAGATTTTGTGATATCAGATacaaaactcatcaatcaacctAAATTTCAAATAACATATCATGAAATTGACAAGGTGGACTTACAATCATCTTCTGCTCCAG GTCTTGATCATGTGCAGATGCAAACTGGTAGAGCTCGCTCCATGTCTCCTGGAAAAGTTTCTCATATCAAGAATATTCCTGACTGCTTTCTTAAGATG ATCAAGAATCAACCATTGTGTAGAGCTGGCTGTGGAAAAGATGTGCGCcattttgaatttgagtttGTTTCAACT ATAATTGAATATGGAGTTGGTGATGTCCTGGAAGTTCTTCCTGGTCAAGATCCTGCTGCAGTGGATGCTTTCATTCAGTGTTGTAATTTGAATCCTGAATCTCTCATCACT GTGCATCCTATAGGGATGGAGAGTCGTCATTGTGACACTGAAGGCAATGACTACAAAGTCcctataaaattgaaaactttCGTGGAATTGACCATGGATATTGCATCAGCTTCCCCTAGACGCTATTTCTTTGAG GTTATGAGTTATTTTGCAACAGCCGAACATGAAAAGGAGAGACTTCAATATTTTGCCTCTCCTGAAGGAAGAGATGATCTTTACCAGTACAACCAAAAGGAACGAAGAAATGTTCTAGAG GTACTGGAAGATTTCCCTTCTGTGCAAATGCCATTTGAGTGGCTGGTGCAGTTGGTTCCTCCATTGAAAACAAGGgctttctccatttcttcttccccttcagCTCACCCCAATCAAGTGCACTTGACTGTGAATGTAGTTTCATGGACAACTCCTTTTAAGAGGAAGCGAACGGGTCTCTGCTCTACGTGGCTAGCTGGACTTGATCCACAAGATG GTGTATATATCCCAGCATGGTTTCGCAAAGGCTCCcttcctcctccaccaccatcaATTCCCCTTGTACTCATTGGGCCTGGTACAGGCTGTGCTCCTTTTCGTGGATTTGTAGAGGAAAGAGCCATACAAGACATGTCCGGCTCAGCTGCTCCTATTATGTTGTTCTTTGGTTGTCGAAATCAGGAGAATGACTTCTTGTACAAGGATTTTTGGTTGTCTCATGCACAAAACGGTGGACCACTATCTGTAGCAAGGGGTGGAGGGTTTTATGTAGCCTTCTCAAGAGATCAACCACAAAAAGTTTATGTGCAGCATAAGATGCGGGAACAGAGCCAGAGGGTTTGGAATTTCTTAGTGGAGGGAGCTTCAATATATGTCGCTGGTTCATCAACCAAAATGCCTTCAGATGTAATGTCAGCCTTGGAGGAAATTATATCCAAAGAGGCTGGAGTTTCGAGGGAAACTGCTGTTTTGCAGCTTAGGAGATTGGAAAAGGATGGTAGATACCATGTCGAAGCATGGTCTTGA
- the LOC118055990 gene encoding NADPH-dependent diflavin oxidoreductase 1 isoform X4, with protein sequence MKLTRWTYNHLLLQMQTGRARSMSPGKVSHIKNIPDCFLKMIKNQPLCRAGCGKDVRHFEFEFVSTIIEYGVGDVLEVLPGQDPAAVDAFIQCCNLNPESLITVHPIGMESRHCDTEGNDYKVPIKLKTFVELTMDIASASPRRYFFEVMSYFATAEHEKERLQYFASPEGRDDLYQYNQKERRNVLEVLEDFPSVQMPFEWLVQLVPPLKTRAFSISSSPSAHPNQVHLTVNVVSWTTPFKRKRTGLCSTWLAGLDPQDGVYIPAWFRKGSLPPPPPSIPLVLIGPGTGCAPFRGFVEERAIQDMSGSAAPIMLFFGCRNQENDFLYKDFWLSHAQNGGPLSVARGGGFYVAFSRDQPQKVYVQHKMREQSQRVWNFLVEGASIYVAGSSTKMPSDVMSALEEIISKEAGVSRETAVLQLRRLEKDGRYHVEAWS encoded by the exons ATGAAATTGACAAGGTGGACTTACAATCATCTTCTGCTCCAG ATGCAAACTGGTAGAGCTCGCTCCATGTCTCCTGGAAAAGTTTCTCATATCAAGAATATTCCTGACTGCTTTCTTAAGATG ATCAAGAATCAACCATTGTGTAGAGCTGGCTGTGGAAAAGATGTGCGCcattttgaatttgagtttGTTTCAACT ATAATTGAATATGGAGTTGGTGATGTCCTGGAAGTTCTTCCTGGTCAAGATCCTGCTGCAGTGGATGCTTTCATTCAGTGTTGTAATTTGAATCCTGAATCTCTCATCACT GTGCATCCTATAGGGATGGAGAGTCGTCATTGTGACACTGAAGGCAATGACTACAAAGTCcctataaaattgaaaactttCGTGGAATTGACCATGGATATTGCATCAGCTTCCCCTAGACGCTATTTCTTTGAG GTTATGAGTTATTTTGCAACAGCCGAACATGAAAAGGAGAGACTTCAATATTTTGCCTCTCCTGAAGGAAGAGATGATCTTTACCAGTACAACCAAAAGGAACGAAGAAATGTTCTAGAG GTACTGGAAGATTTCCCTTCTGTGCAAATGCCATTTGAGTGGCTGGTGCAGTTGGTTCCTCCATTGAAAACAAGGgctttctccatttcttcttccccttcagCTCACCCCAATCAAGTGCACTTGACTGTGAATGTAGTTTCATGGACAACTCCTTTTAAGAGGAAGCGAACGGGTCTCTGCTCTACGTGGCTAGCTGGACTTGATCCACAAGATG GTGTATATATCCCAGCATGGTTTCGCAAAGGCTCCcttcctcctccaccaccatcaATTCCCCTTGTACTCATTGGGCCTGGTACAGGCTGTGCTCCTTTTCGTGGATTTGTAGAGGAAAGAGCCATACAAGACATGTCCGGCTCAGCTGCTCCTATTATGTTGTTCTTTGGTTGTCGAAATCAGGAGAATGACTTCTTGTACAAGGATTTTTGGTTGTCTCATGCACAAAACGGTGGACCACTATCTGTAGCAAGGGGTGGAGGGTTTTATGTAGCCTTCTCAAGAGATCAACCACAAAAAGTTTATGTGCAGCATAAGATGCGGGAACAGAGCCAGAGGGTTTGGAATTTCTTAGTGGAGGGAGCTTCAATATATGTCGCTGGTTCATCAACCAAAATGCCTTCAGATGTAATGTCAGCCTTGGAGGAAATTATATCCAAAGAGGCTGGAGTTTCGAGGGAAACTGCTGTTTTGCAGCTTAGGAGATTGGAAAAGGATGGTAGATACCATGTCGAAGCATGGTCTTGA
- the LOC118055990 gene encoding NADPH-dependent diflavin oxidoreductase 1 isoform X2, protein MRRSVLAAKPSDEAAPPLFALSTILMLKVKGNFLCVFEMSSLPHEDTVIFVVSTTGQGDTPDSMKSFWKYLLQRNIAKNWLEGVHYAVFGLGDSGYQKYNFVAKKLDRRISDLGATAVVERGLGDDQHPSGYEGALDPWMSSMWNMLYQINPKFFPNGPDFVISDTKLINQPKFQITYHEIDKVDLQSSSAPGLDHVQMQTGRARSMSPGKVSHIKNIPDCFLKMIKNQPLCRAGCGKDVRHFEFEFVSTIIEYGVGDVLEVLPGQDPAAVDAFIQCCNLNPESLITVHPIGMESRHCDTEGNDYKVPIKLKTFVELTMDIASASPRRYFFEVMSYFATAEHEKERLQYFASPEGRDDLYQYNQKERRNVLEVLEDFPSVQMPFEWLVQLVPPLKTRAFSISSSPSAHPNQVHLTVNVVSWTTPFKRKRTGLCSTWLAGLDPQDGVYIPAWFRKGSLPPPPPSIPLVLIGPGTGCAPFRGFVEERAIQDMSGSAAPIMLFFGCRNQENDFLYKDFWLSHAQNGGPLSVARGGGFYVAFSRDQPQKVYVQHKMREQSQRVWNFLVEGASIYVAGSSTKMPSDVMSALEEIISKEAGVSRETAVLQLRRLEKDGRYHVEAWS, encoded by the exons ATGCGGCGGAGCGTATTGGCCGCGAAGCCGAGCGACGAGGCTGCGCCGCCTCTGTTCGCTCTATCGACGATTTTGATGCT GAAAGTGAAAGGAAATTTCTTATGCGTTTTTGAAATG AGTTCTTTACCTCATGAGGACACtgtaatttttgttgtttccaCCACAGGTCAAGGAGATACACCAGATTCCATGAAG TCGTTTTGGAAGTATCTTCTGCAGAGAAATATTGCTAAGAATTGGCTGGAAGGAGTTCACTATGCTGTTTTCGGATTGGGTGATTCTGGCTACCAGAAATATAAT TTTGTGGCTAAGAAGCTTGACAGAAGAATTTCAGATCTTGGGGCAACAGCTGTTGTTGAAAGAGGTTTAGGAGATGATCAGCATCCTTCAGG GTATGAAGGTGCTTTGGATCCTTGGATGTCATCCATGTGGAACATGCTGTATCAGATTAACCCTAAATTCTTCCCAAATGGTCCAGATTTTGTGATATCAGATacaaaactcatcaatcaacctAAATTTCAAATAACATATCATGAAATTGACAAGGTGGACTTACAATCATCTTCTGCTCCAG GTCTTGATCATGTGCAGATGCAAACTGGTAGAGCTCGCTCCATGTCTCCTGGAAAAGTTTCTCATATCAAGAATATTCCTGACTGCTTTCTTAAGATG ATCAAGAATCAACCATTGTGTAGAGCTGGCTGTGGAAAAGATGTGCGCcattttgaatttgagtttGTTTCAACT ATAATTGAATATGGAGTTGGTGATGTCCTGGAAGTTCTTCCTGGTCAAGATCCTGCTGCAGTGGATGCTTTCATTCAGTGTTGTAATTTGAATCCTGAATCTCTCATCACT GTGCATCCTATAGGGATGGAGAGTCGTCATTGTGACACTGAAGGCAATGACTACAAAGTCcctataaaattgaaaactttCGTGGAATTGACCATGGATATTGCATCAGCTTCCCCTAGACGCTATTTCTTTGAG GTTATGAGTTATTTTGCAACAGCCGAACATGAAAAGGAGAGACTTCAATATTTTGCCTCTCCTGAAGGAAGAGATGATCTTTACCAGTACAACCAAAAGGAACGAAGAAATGTTCTAGAG GTACTGGAAGATTTCCCTTCTGTGCAAATGCCATTTGAGTGGCTGGTGCAGTTGGTTCCTCCATTGAAAACAAGGgctttctccatttcttcttccccttcagCTCACCCCAATCAAGTGCACTTGACTGTGAATGTAGTTTCATGGACAACTCCTTTTAAGAGGAAGCGAACGGGTCTCTGCTCTACGTGGCTAGCTGGACTTGATCCACAAGATG GTGTATATATCCCAGCATGGTTTCGCAAAGGCTCCcttcctcctccaccaccatcaATTCCCCTTGTACTCATTGGGCCTGGTACAGGCTGTGCTCCTTTTCGTGGATTTGTAGAGGAAAGAGCCATACAAGACATGTCCGGCTCAGCTGCTCCTATTATGTTGTTCTTTGGTTGTCGAAATCAGGAGAATGACTTCTTGTACAAGGATTTTTGGTTGTCTCATGCACAAAACGGTGGACCACTATCTGTAGCAAGGGGTGGAGGGTTTTATGTAGCCTTCTCAAGAGATCAACCACAAAAAGTTTATGTGCAGCATAAGATGCGGGAACAGAGCCAGAGGGTTTGGAATTTCTTAGTGGAGGGAGCTTCAATATATGTCGCTGGTTCATCAACCAAAATGCCTTCAGATGTAATGTCAGCCTTGGAGGAAATTATATCCAAAGAGGCTGGAGTTTCGAGGGAAACTGCTGTTTTGCAGCTTAGGAGATTGGAAAAGGATGGTAGATACCATGTCGAAGCATGGTCTTGA
- the LOC118055990 gene encoding NADPH-dependent diflavin oxidoreductase 1 isoform X5, producing MSYFATAEHEKERLQYFASPEGRDDLYQYNQKERRNVLEVLEDFPSVQMPFEWLVQLVPPLKTRAFSISSSPSAHPNQVHLTVNVVSWTTPFKRKRTGLCSTWLAGLDPQDGVYIPAWFRKGSLPPPPPSIPLVLIGPGTGCAPFRGFVEERAIQDMSGSAAPIMLFFGCRNQENDFLYKDFWLSHAQNGGPLSVARGGGFYVAFSRDQPQKVYVQHKMREQSQRVWNFLVEGASIYVAGSSTKMPSDVMSALEEIISKEAGVSRETAVLQLRRLEKDGRYHVEAWS from the exons ATGAGTTATTTTGCAACAGCCGAACATGAAAAGGAGAGACTTCAATATTTTGCCTCTCCTGAAGGAAGAGATGATCTTTACCAGTACAACCAAAAGGAACGAAGAAATGTTCTAGAG GTACTGGAAGATTTCCCTTCTGTGCAAATGCCATTTGAGTGGCTGGTGCAGTTGGTTCCTCCATTGAAAACAAGGgctttctccatttcttcttccccttcagCTCACCCCAATCAAGTGCACTTGACTGTGAATGTAGTTTCATGGACAACTCCTTTTAAGAGGAAGCGAACGGGTCTCTGCTCTACGTGGCTAGCTGGACTTGATCCACAAGATG GTGTATATATCCCAGCATGGTTTCGCAAAGGCTCCcttcctcctccaccaccatcaATTCCCCTTGTACTCATTGGGCCTGGTACAGGCTGTGCTCCTTTTCGTGGATTTGTAGAGGAAAGAGCCATACAAGACATGTCCGGCTCAGCTGCTCCTATTATGTTGTTCTTTGGTTGTCGAAATCAGGAGAATGACTTCTTGTACAAGGATTTTTGGTTGTCTCATGCACAAAACGGTGGACCACTATCTGTAGCAAGGGGTGGAGGGTTTTATGTAGCCTTCTCAAGAGATCAACCACAAAAAGTTTATGTGCAGCATAAGATGCGGGAACAGAGCCAGAGGGTTTGGAATTTCTTAGTGGAGGGAGCTTCAATATATGTCGCTGGTTCATCAACCAAAATGCCTTCAGATGTAATGTCAGCCTTGGAGGAAATTATATCCAAAGAGGCTGGAGTTTCGAGGGAAACTGCTGTTTTGCAGCTTAGGAGATTGGAAAAGGATGGTAGATACCATGTCGAAGCATGGTCTTGA